Proteins encoded together in one Kutzneria kofuensis window:
- a CDS encoding sugar transferase has protein sequence MLTVTSTRWHGRHRHHRSPLTVWESRYRTAVIMSDVLATAIATLLATVLIGRELPDYLGQLPRLVSVAALLIVVAALPANRAWDPKVLGQGAEEFRRLGKALIATAVTLSVAGVAFELTHLRLWVFFVVPAVGAVAFPGRYLLRRLLHSRRGKGECLLPVMAAGSAEWAADLIARTRKEPHNGWRVEAVCTPDGFGQDGTQEVAGVPVVGALGDLTERAQPGGYRVVAVAADPYWTPRQLQRLAWELEDTESELVVAPVLMELAGPRLHVSGVVGMPLLRVQAPTFGRAKRVIKNIVDRVGALLLLTLLAPVLLAIAVIVKTDDGGPVLFRQKRVGQGGKPFTMWKFRTMVVNADALLDELRASNQGAGPLFKMRQDPRVTGPGRLLRRYSLDELPQLVNVLTGAMSLVGPRPPLPHEVEQYGADAGRRLLVKPGLTGLWQISGRSDLPWEEALRLDLRYVEDWSLALDAIILWKTVRAVFSGQGAY, from the coding sequence ATGCTGACCGTCACGTCCACCCGCTGGCACGGCCGGCACCGGCATCACCGGTCGCCGCTGACCGTCTGGGAGAGCCGGTACCGCACCGCGGTGATCATGTCCGACGTGCTGGCCACCGCGATCGCCACCCTGCTCGCGACCGTCCTGATCGGACGCGAGCTGCCGGACTACCTCGGCCAGCTGCCCCGGCTGGTCAGCGTCGCCGCGCTACTCATAGTGGTTGCCGCGCTGCCCGCGAACCGCGCCTGGGACCCGAAGGTCCTGGGGCAGGGCGCCGAGGAGTTCCGAAGACTCGGCAAGGCGCTCATCGCCACCGCCGTGACACTGTCGGTGGCCGGGGTCGCCTTCGAGCTGACCCACCTGCGGCTGTGGGTGTTCTTCGTGGTTCCGGCGGTCGGGGCGGTGGCGTTCCCCGGCCGCTATCTGCTGCGCCGGCTGCTGCACAGCAGGCGGGGCAAGGGTGAGTGCCTGCTGCCGGTGATGGCGGCGGGCAGTGCGGAGTGGGCGGCGGACCTGATCGCCCGCACCCGCAAGGAGCCCCACAACGGCTGGCGCGTCGAGGCCGTGTGCACGCCGGACGGCTTCGGCCAGGACGGCACGCAGGAGGTCGCCGGCGTGCCGGTGGTCGGCGCGCTCGGGGATCTGACCGAACGGGCACAACCCGGCGGCTATCGGGTCGTCGCCGTCGCCGCGGATCCATATTGGACGCCGCGACAGCTGCAGCGGCTGGCGTGGGAGCTGGAGGACACCGAGTCCGAACTGGTCGTCGCGCCGGTGCTGATGGAGCTGGCCGGGCCGCGGCTGCACGTGTCCGGCGTGGTCGGCATGCCGCTGCTGCGGGTGCAGGCGCCGACGTTCGGCCGGGCCAAGCGAGTGATCAAGAACATCGTGGACCGGGTCGGCGCGCTGCTGCTGCTCACGCTGCTGGCGCCGGTGCTGCTGGCCATCGCGGTGATCGTCAAGACCGACGACGGCGGGCCGGTGCTGTTCCGGCAGAAGCGGGTCGGCCAGGGCGGCAAGCCGTTCACCATGTGGAAGTTCCGCACCATGGTGGTCAACGCCGACGCCCTGCTCGACGAGCTGCGCGCCAGCAACCAGGGCGCGGGGCCGCTGTTCAAGATGCGCCAGGACCCACGGGTGACCGGGCCGGGCCGGCTGCTGCGCCGGTACTCGCTGGACGAGCTGCCGCAGCTGGTCAACGTGCTGACCGGCGCGATGTCGCTGGTGGGGCCGCGGCCGCCGCTGCCGCACGAGGTCGAGCAGTACGGCGCCGACGCGGGCCGGCGGCTGCTGGTCAAGCCGGGGCTGACCGGGCTGTGGCAGATCAGCGGGCGCAGCGACCTGCCGTGGGAGGAAGCGCTGCGGCTGGACCTGCGGTACGTGGAGGACTGGTCGCTGGCGCTGGACGCGATCATCCTGTGGAAGACCGTGCGGGCGGTCTTCAGCGGCCAGGGCGCGTACTGA
- a CDS encoding PucR family transcriptional regulator encodes MTAVRTDASQLWARLPSHLGARFRPYAGRLAREVVREIQRSVPAYARPLRGKFGQVLVGGVERAIVHCFESVGNPQVSTAEWTAWFRYVGRVEFTEGRTTESMQTAVRVGARVAWRNLSAAGRELGIPPDVLLLTAEAIFAYVDELCRVAVEGYAEAQRQATAGDERQRAQLLRLILADPPTPTESIEAQAIAANWPLPGQAAVIALANDTVIRSDPDYLTDGGCVLTAHPERAIKRLSRPMAVGPTVPLAQARQSLALARRAVALSKRGVIDGPVVRCDDHLLTLLLHADEFLLDELNRRSLAPFAGLTPKQRERLSATLLAWLDTRGGVNEIAARLDVHPQTVRYRMHQIDQLVGDRIHDPVRRLELEIALRHG; translated from the coding sequence ATGACGGCTGTCCGCACCGACGCGAGCCAGCTGTGGGCCCGCCTGCCCAGCCACCTCGGCGCCCGCTTCCGCCCGTACGCCGGGAGGCTGGCGCGCGAGGTGGTCCGCGAGATCCAGCGCTCGGTCCCCGCCTATGCCCGCCCGCTGCGCGGCAAGTTCGGCCAGGTCCTCGTCGGCGGCGTGGAGCGGGCGATCGTGCACTGCTTCGAAAGCGTCGGCAATCCCCAGGTCTCGACGGCCGAGTGGACGGCGTGGTTCCGCTACGTCGGCCGGGTGGAGTTCACCGAGGGCCGCACCACCGAGTCGATGCAGACGGCGGTCCGGGTCGGCGCCCGCGTCGCCTGGCGCAACCTGTCCGCGGCCGGGCGCGAACTCGGCATCCCGCCCGATGTCCTGCTCCTCACCGCGGAAGCGATCTTCGCGTACGTGGACGAGCTGTGCCGGGTCGCGGTCGAGGGCTACGCGGAGGCGCAGCGCCAGGCCACGGCGGGCGATGAGCGCCAACGGGCGCAGCTGCTGCGACTGATCCTCGCGGACCCGCCGACGCCTACGGAATCGATTGAGGCGCAAGCGATCGCCGCCAACTGGCCGTTGCCGGGCCAAGCCGCGGTGATAGCCCTCGCCAACGACACAGTCATCCGGTCGGACCCGGACTACCTCACCGACGGCGGCTGCGTCCTCACCGCCCACCCCGAGCGAGCGATAAAGCGCCTGTCCAGACCGATGGCCGTCGGCCCGACCGTCCCGCTCGCCCAGGCACGGCAATCGCTGGCGCTGGCGCGACGGGCCGTCGCCCTCTCGAAGCGCGGCGTCATCGACGGACCTGTCGTCCGGTGTGATGACCACCTGCTCACTCTGCTGCTGCACGCCGACGAGTTCCTGCTCGACGAGCTGAACCGCCGCAGCCTCGCCCCGTTCGCCGGCCTCACGCCCAAGCAGCGCGAGCGGCTGTCGGCGACACTGCTCGCCTGGCTGGACACGCGCGGTGGCGTCAACGAGATCGCCGCCCGCCTCGACGTGCACCCGCAGACGGTCCGCTACCGCATGCACCAGATCGACCAACTCGTCGGCGACCGCATCCACGACCCGGTCCGCCGGCTGGAACTGGAGATCGCACTCCGGCATGGTTAG
- a CDS encoding DUF6801 domain-containing protein codes for MNHRTLGVATAAALVLTGLAVGAGVSAAASTPVDKTLTFTCPFPLIGNQTLAVRIRATMSTPDTVGGDLVTTDFSATATVPPTATQGLALVGAKTIEGTAQAGVTLNEAGTPLDITIPGLVIPSTPVPDSGAFDTVASGPVPTATITKAGTTTVTVGGFSTTLTPKKADGSPTGLGTFTSDCTLNPGQDAQLISFQVHDGPPPTTTTTPPPTTTTTTTPPPTTTTTTTTTTKPPTTTTTAPGGITYSYAIKGSSEIERLHATVPIRGGITANLDLGTGRYKADLALNPTSARFSIFGFLPVTTKLAFRPEGQTTGAVTNGALDATSKLTVKMPQISVFGLPISRSAACGTSRPSVVKMTSGPGFDVLKGGTLSGGYALAPLTGCGPFTPFISALATGPGNTIDLTLSARPDH; via the coding sequence GTGAATCATCGAACATTAGGGGTGGCCACGGCGGCCGCGCTCGTGCTGACGGGTCTGGCCGTCGGCGCGGGCGTGTCGGCGGCCGCATCCACCCCGGTGGACAAGACGCTGACGTTCACCTGCCCCTTCCCGCTGATCGGCAACCAGACGCTCGCGGTCCGGATCCGGGCGACGATGTCCACTCCGGACACTGTCGGCGGCGACCTCGTGACGACCGATTTCTCGGCCACCGCAACGGTTCCGCCCACCGCCACGCAGGGGTTGGCGCTGGTCGGGGCCAAGACGATCGAGGGCACCGCGCAGGCCGGCGTGACGCTGAACGAGGCCGGCACCCCGTTGGACATCACGATTCCGGGCCTGGTCATCCCGTCCACGCCGGTGCCGGACTCGGGCGCGTTCGACACGGTGGCGTCCGGCCCGGTGCCGACGGCGACGATCACCAAGGCCGGCACCACAACCGTGACGGTCGGCGGCTTCTCCACGACGCTGACGCCGAAGAAGGCCGACGGCTCGCCGACCGGCCTCGGCACGTTCACCTCCGACTGCACGCTCAACCCCGGCCAGGACGCGCAGCTGATCAGCTTCCAGGTGCATGACGGCCCACCGCCCACGACCACGACAACTCCGCCCCCGACGACCACCACGACGACAACTCCCCCGCCGACCACGACGACAACCACGACGACAACCACCAAGCCGCCGACCACCACGACGACGGCCCCGGGCGGCATCACCTACAGCTACGCGATCAAGGGCAGCTCGGAGATCGAGCGCCTGCACGCCACCGTGCCGATCCGCGGCGGCATCACCGCGAACCTGGACCTGGGCACCGGCAGGTACAAGGCCGACCTCGCCCTGAACCCGACCAGCGCCCGGTTCAGCATCTTCGGCTTCCTGCCGGTCACCACCAAGCTCGCCTTCCGGCCCGAGGGCCAGACCACCGGCGCCGTCACCAACGGGGCCCTCGACGCCACCTCCAAGCTGACCGTCAAGATGCCGCAGATCAGCGTCTTCGGCCTGCCCATCAGCCGGTCCGCGGCCTGCGGCACGAGCCGGCCGTCCGTGGTGAAGATGACCTCCGGCCCCGGCTTCGACGTGCTCAAGGGCGGCACCCTGTCCGGCGGCTACGCCCTCGCCCCGCTGACCGGCTGCGGCCCGTTCACCCCCTTCATCAGCGCCCTGGCCACCGGCCCCGGCAACACGATCGACCTCACCCTGTCGGCCAGGCCCGACCACTGA
- a CDS encoding arabinan endo-1,5-alpha-L-arabinosidase, with amino-acid sequence MAALLVSPGVAPAYPNPGTVSGATWVHDPAMIRISGGDYAVFSTGAGLPMTTSTDRKTYSAAGAALPNGVSWASRYTGGSATALWAPDISYHNGKYLLYFAASSFGSNTSAIGLATSTSGRPGTFVDQGTVYTSSSGSDYNAIDPSLTVDAAGKWWLVFGSWWSGIKMIQIDPSTGKQLSSNTTRYSLAGASGGIEGATIFHHGDYYYLFTSRGLCCKGVNSTYWIAAGRSSSITGPYRDQAGTALTNGGGTKILATHGNFVGPGGESVYSDTDHDLLVYHYYDATANGAAKLGINYLNFSSDGWPYVS; translated from the coding sequence ATGGCAGCACTTCTCGTCAGTCCCGGAGTCGCACCCGCCTATCCCAACCCGGGAACCGTCAGCGGCGCGACGTGGGTGCACGACCCGGCGATGATCCGGATCTCCGGTGGCGACTACGCCGTCTTCTCCACCGGCGCCGGGCTGCCGATGACCACGTCGACGGACCGCAAGACGTACTCCGCCGCGGGCGCGGCACTGCCGAACGGCGTGTCGTGGGCCTCCCGCTACACCGGGGGCAGCGCGACCGCGTTGTGGGCGCCGGACATCTCCTACCACAACGGCAAGTACCTGTTGTACTTCGCCGCGTCCAGCTTCGGCTCGAACACCTCCGCGATCGGCCTGGCCACCAGCACGTCCGGCCGGCCGGGCACGTTCGTCGACCAGGGCACGGTGTACACGTCGAGCAGCGGCAGCGACTACAACGCCATCGACCCCAGCCTGACCGTGGACGCCGCCGGCAAGTGGTGGCTGGTGTTCGGCTCGTGGTGGAGCGGGATCAAGATGATCCAGATCGATCCGAGCACCGGCAAGCAGTTGTCCTCGAACACCACCCGGTACAGCCTCGCCGGCGCGTCCGGTGGGATCGAGGGGGCGACCATCTTCCACCACGGTGACTACTACTACCTGTTCACCTCGCGTGGTTTGTGCTGCAAGGGCGTGAACAGCACCTACTGGATCGCGGCCGGCCGTTCGAGCAGCATCACCGGGCCGTACCGCGACCAGGCCGGCACCGCCTTGACCAACGGCGGCGGCACGAAGATCCTTGCCACGCATGGCAACTTCGTCGGACCGGGCGGTGAGAGCGTCTACTCGGACACCGACCACGACCTGCTCGTCTACCACTACTACGACGCGACGGCCAACGGCGCGGCCAAGCTCGGCATCAACTATCTGAACTTCAGCTCCGACGGCTGGCCGTACGTCTCCTGA
- a CDS encoding DUF427 domain-containing protein, protein MTRDYPSAPVPAGHSEPAPRRVRAQLGGRTVFDTTNARYVWEWPFYPQYYIPVADVDPDVLVDEDHVQHLRHGTARRHGLRVGEVSKPGTVRVFEDGLVKFDWDALDSWFEEDEEIFVHPRNPYTRVDAVRSTRTVRVELGGRVLAESSSPVLVFETGLPTRYYLNRTEVDFSHLVPSSTETACPYKGRTTGYWSVRSGDTVHPDLAWCYDFPTRQLLPIAGLVAFYNEKVDIFLDGIELERPQTHFS, encoded by the coding sequence GTGACGCGCGACTACCCCTCGGCGCCCGTGCCGGCCGGCCACAGCGAGCCGGCGCCGCGGCGCGTGCGGGCCCAACTGGGCGGCCGGACGGTCTTCGACACCACAAACGCCCGCTACGTCTGGGAATGGCCGTTCTATCCGCAGTACTACATCCCCGTCGCCGACGTCGATCCCGACGTGCTGGTCGACGAGGACCATGTGCAGCACCTCCGCCACGGCACCGCCCGCCGCCATGGCCTGCGCGTGGGCGAGGTCAGCAAACCCGGCACCGTCCGGGTTTTCGAGGACGGCCTGGTCAAGTTCGACTGGGACGCCTTGGATTCCTGGTTCGAGGAGGACGAGGAGATCTTCGTCCACCCGCGCAACCCGTACACGCGGGTGGACGCGGTCCGCTCGACCCGGACCGTCCGCGTCGAGCTGGGCGGTCGAGTGCTGGCCGAGTCGTCGTCGCCGGTCCTCGTGTTCGAGACCGGCCTCCCGACCCGCTACTACCTCAACCGCACCGAGGTCGACTTCTCGCACCTCGTGCCGTCGTCGACGGAGACCGCCTGCCCGTACAAGGGCCGGACCACCGGTTACTGGTCGGTCCGTTCCGGCGACACCGTGCACCCCGACCTGGCCTGGTGCTACGACTTCCCGACCCGTCAGCTCCTCCCCATCGCCGGCCTCGTCGCGTTCTACAACGAGAAGGTCGACATCTTCCTCGACGGCATCGAACTGGAGCGCCCCCAGACCCACTTCTCGTAG
- a CDS encoding cellulase family glycosylhydrolase, whose amino-acid sequence MFLAVVASLGVPVADAATSTCAVAYSVGNSWAGGFQAGITITNNGPAISSWTLAFAFPDNQQITNGWGGTFSQNGRVVQVANQNYNGSLATGASATVGFVATVGATNGVPTYFTVNGLACNGAAQQPFVALTSPAANQNYLPGAAVAVAATASEPNAAITKVQFFATSIVPGTSRTPVLIGTSTAAPYTATWANVPAGYYRLTAQAVDSAGATATSPPILINVVPTTSTAPRLRVSGNQLLDTGGHPVVLRGTNRSGGEFACVQNTGIWNGPVDQPSVTAMKEWGINAVRVPLNEACWNGESYVPASSAGAAYQAAVRSYVNLLNNNGIVAILDLHWTDGAYNGTASACASAQATCQKPMPDTAQAVPFWTSVAGAFKGNDAVIFDLFNEPYPDIAAGNASQGWQCWRDGGSACTQGLSYPVAGMQTLVDAVRSTGADNVLMLGGLTWSNDMTQWLSHKPVDPDNNLVASWHSYNFNACSTAACWTSQIAPVAASVPLIAGEIGENECSDTYITPLMTWLDSQHIGYLPWTWNAWGCAQGNVLIADYDGTPTAFGAGYRAHLQSLLGG is encoded by the coding sequence GTGTTCCTTGCTGTCGTCGCGAGCCTGGGGGTGCCGGTCGCCGACGCGGCCACCTCGACCTGCGCCGTCGCCTACAGCGTCGGCAACAGCTGGGCCGGAGGTTTCCAGGCCGGCATCACGATCACCAACAACGGTCCGGCGATCTCGAGTTGGACGCTCGCGTTCGCCTTCCCCGACAACCAGCAGATCACCAACGGCTGGGGCGGAACGTTCTCCCAGAACGGTCGGGTCGTGCAGGTGGCCAACCAGAACTACAACGGCTCGCTGGCCACGGGTGCGAGTGCCACCGTCGGATTCGTCGCGACCGTCGGCGCCACGAACGGGGTTCCCACCTACTTCACGGTGAACGGCTTGGCTTGCAACGGCGCCGCCCAGCAGCCGTTCGTCGCGCTGACCAGTCCCGCGGCCAACCAGAACTACCTTCCCGGAGCCGCTGTGGCCGTCGCGGCGACCGCCAGCGAGCCCAACGCGGCGATCACCAAGGTGCAGTTCTTCGCCACCTCGATCGTTCCGGGCACATCGAGGACACCGGTGCTGATCGGCACCTCGACCGCCGCGCCGTACACGGCCACGTGGGCGAACGTGCCGGCCGGCTACTACCGGCTGACCGCACAGGCCGTGGACAGCGCCGGCGCCACCGCGACCTCCCCGCCGATCCTGATCAACGTTGTGCCCACCACGTCCACGGCGCCACGACTGCGCGTCTCCGGGAACCAACTCCTGGACACCGGCGGGCATCCGGTCGTGCTGCGCGGGACGAACCGGTCCGGCGGCGAGTTCGCGTGCGTGCAGAACACCGGGATCTGGAACGGCCCCGTGGACCAGCCGTCCGTCACCGCGATGAAGGAATGGGGCATCAACGCGGTCCGCGTTCCGCTGAACGAGGCGTGCTGGAACGGCGAATCCTACGTTCCCGCGTCCTCGGCCGGCGCCGCGTACCAGGCGGCGGTCAGGTCCTACGTGAACCTGCTCAACAACAACGGAATCGTGGCCATTCTGGACCTGCACTGGACCGACGGGGCCTACAACGGCACCGCGTCCGCGTGCGCCTCCGCACAAGCCACCTGCCAGAAGCCGATGCCCGACACCGCGCAGGCCGTGCCGTTCTGGACCAGCGTGGCCGGCGCCTTCAAGGGCAACGACGCAGTGATCTTCGATCTGTTCAACGAGCCGTACCCGGACATCGCCGCCGGCAACGCGTCCCAGGGCTGGCAGTGCTGGCGGGACGGTGGCTCGGCCTGCACGCAAGGACTGTCCTACCCGGTCGCCGGGATGCAGACCCTGGTCGACGCCGTCCGCTCGACCGGCGCCGACAACGTGCTCATGCTGGGCGGACTGACCTGGTCGAACGACATGACCCAGTGGTTGAGCCACAAACCCGTCGACCCGGACAACAACCTGGTCGCCTCCTGGCACTCCTACAACTTCAACGCCTGCTCCACCGCGGCCTGCTGGACGAGCCAGATCGCGCCGGTCGCCGCCTCGGTTCCGCTCATCGCCGGTGAGATCGGCGAGAACGAGTGCTCCGACACGTACATCACGCCGCTGATGACCTGGCTCGACTCCCAACACATCGGCTATCTGCCGTGGACGTGGAACGCGTGGGGCTGTGCCCAGGGCAACGTGCTCATCGCGGACTACGACGGCACACCGACGGCTTTCGGCGCCGGGTACCGGGCACACCTGCAGAGCCTCCTGGGCGGCTGA
- a CDS encoding outer membrane protein assembly factor BamB family protein yields MRKSLLAMALLLVGGCAAPMATALPAQSPGAATWAPWPAALHDARHSGSSTSDGPVKGTVRWQRNLEGAVTPGPVIGSDGTIYASSTAGVLHAIDPVSGQDRWTYDSQYTGGGDLSVSPLILPDGDIVWPVPGPRLLVLSPSGTLLWSVALPGTPTSPTSVDGRRIYVGDLAGHVSAVDAGTRSLLWTVSVGRVSYGSVVTDGARIYTTADAGVTAVDAGGAVVWQRDPHDDITEVSAGLAPDGTVLLGTNGSHEWAYHPDGSQAWTAPRYITYSSPSVTASGLAYVGDHGGTVTAFDVRTGSVVKSYRVNGQEIWSSTVLDRNYRLYYANQAGDVYGLAPDGGVLFDVNVGGPVDSYPALSTDGALIVGSRNGVLTSIG; encoded by the coding sequence GTGCGGAAGTCGCTGCTGGCCATGGCCTTGCTGCTCGTCGGCGGGTGTGCCGCACCGATGGCGACCGCCCTGCCGGCGCAGTCGCCCGGCGCCGCCACCTGGGCACCATGGCCGGCCGCGCTGCACGACGCCCGACACAGCGGATCGTCCACATCGGACGGCCCGGTCAAGGGCACCGTCAGGTGGCAGCGGAATCTGGAGGGCGCCGTGACCCCGGGCCCGGTGATCGGGTCCGACGGCACGATCTACGCCTCGTCCACCGCCGGTGTCCTGCACGCCATCGACCCCGTGTCGGGCCAGGATCGCTGGACGTACGACTCTCAGTACACCGGCGGTGGCGACCTCTCGGTATCACCGCTGATCCTGCCCGATGGCGACATCGTGTGGCCGGTCCCGGGGCCGAGGCTGTTGGTGTTGTCCCCGTCCGGGACGTTGCTGTGGTCGGTCGCGCTGCCCGGAACGCCGACCTCGCCGACCTCCGTCGACGGCCGGCGGATCTACGTCGGCGACCTCGCCGGACACGTCAGCGCCGTCGACGCCGGCACCCGGAGTCTGCTGTGGACCGTCTCCGTCGGCCGGGTGTCATACGGTTCCGTCGTCACCGACGGTGCTCGGATCTACACGACCGCGGACGCCGGCGTCACCGCCGTCGACGCCGGCGGCGCGGTGGTGTGGCAGCGCGATCCGCACGACGACATCACCGAGGTCTCCGCCGGCCTGGCGCCCGACGGCACGGTCCTGCTGGGCACCAACGGTTCCCACGAGTGGGCTTACCATCCCGACGGCTCCCAGGCCTGGACCGCTCCCCGGTACATCACCTACTCGTCCCCGTCCGTCACCGCCAGCGGCCTGGCCTACGTCGGTGACCACGGCGGCACCGTCACCGCCTTCGACGTTCGGACCGGCAGCGTCGTCAAGTCGTACCGGGTGAACGGCCAGGAGATCTGGAGCTCCACCGTCCTCGACCGGAACTATCGGCTCTACTACGCCAATCAGGCCGGAGATGTCTACGGCCTGGCCCCGGACGGCGGTGTGCTGTTCGACGTGAACGTCGGCGGGCC
- the paaI gene encoding hydroxyphenylacetyl-CoA thioesterase PaaI: protein MYDRDHASKALGIVIQQDEPGAATATMTVTEQMLNGHGIAHGGYVFLLADTAFAYACNSYGPVTVAQSGQVTFLRPAALGDELVARATERGRFGRNGIYDVTVTRTDGVVIAEFRGQSRQT from the coding sequence GTGTACGACCGCGACCACGCCAGCAAAGCGCTGGGCATCGTCATCCAGCAGGACGAGCCCGGCGCCGCCACCGCGACCATGACCGTCACCGAGCAGATGCTCAACGGCCACGGCATCGCCCACGGCGGTTACGTGTTCCTGCTCGCCGACACCGCGTTCGCCTATGCGTGCAACAGCTACGGTCCGGTGACCGTCGCCCAGTCGGGTCAGGTGACCTTCCTGCGGCCGGCGGCGCTGGGCGACGAACTGGTCGCAAGGGCAACGGAACGCGGTCGTTTCGGCCGCAACGGCATCTACGACGTGACGGTCACCCGGACGGATGGCGTGGTGATAGCGGAGTTCCGGGGCCAGAGCCGTCAGACCTGA
- a CDS encoding glycosyltransferase family 4 protein, which produces MRVTFVCPTPVVGAQVIQGYADELAARGHEINVVRLRERLGLRVPGWSRRGRGPSSVRVVTTARLSPDVVPDGDVVLATDASTSKLLPALSDRHGRAGQLVQSREQWGADPELRLAVPKIATSERLAGVLNGLGVPSSAVTVVSQGLNLAVFRPPHPALPRGHRVSVLVGPDAGAATALEALERTRALLPTMEVTAFGAGRRPERLPSWIRYLRSLPTHELVRQVYQRDAVHLGNATSAAQAMACGSAVVGVRGSALADFVEHDRDGLLVEPGDVNAMAESLVRLMLDRELRTRLVAGGVRTAASMDSADSAVALEKALRGWTEAVAPQV; this is translated from the coding sequence ATGCGCGTCACCTTCGTGTGTCCGACACCGGTTGTCGGTGCGCAGGTGATCCAGGGATATGCCGACGAGTTGGCGGCCCGTGGCCACGAGATCAACGTGGTCCGGCTGCGCGAGCGGCTCGGGCTGCGGGTGCCCGGCTGGTCGCGCAGGGGCCGCGGACCGTCCTCGGTGCGGGTCGTGACGACCGCACGGCTGTCCCCGGACGTCGTACCGGACGGGGATGTCGTGCTGGCGACCGATGCCAGCACGTCGAAGCTGCTGCCCGCGTTGTCCGACCGCCACGGCCGGGCAGGGCAGCTGGTTCAGTCCCGTGAGCAGTGGGGGGCGGACCCTGAACTACGACTGGCCGTGCCCAAGATCGCCACGTCGGAGCGCCTCGCCGGCGTCCTGAATGGACTCGGTGTGCCCAGCTCCGCCGTGACAGTCGTGTCCCAGGGGCTCAACCTCGCGGTCTTCCGGCCGCCACATCCGGCGCTGCCGCGCGGGCACCGGGTGAGCGTGCTGGTCGGACCGGACGCCGGGGCGGCGACCGCGTTGGAGGCGTTGGAACGGACCCGGGCCCTGTTGCCCACCATGGAGGTCACCGCCTTCGGCGCCGGTCGCCGCCCGGAGCGACTGCCCAGTTGGATCCGCTACCTGAGGTCGCTGCCCACCCACGAGCTGGTGCGCCAGGTCTACCAGCGCGACGCCGTCCACCTGGGCAACGCCACCAGCGCTGCGCAGGCGATGGCGTGCGGCTCGGCGGTGGTCGGCGTCCGCGGCAGCGCGCTGGCCGACTTCGTCGAGCACGACCGGGACGGCCTGCTGGTCGAGCCCGGCGACGTGAACGCGATGGCGGAGTCGCTGGTCCGGCTGATGCTGGACCGCGAGCTGCGCACGCGGCTGGTCGCCGGCGGCGTCCGCACCGCGGCGTCGATGGACAGCGCGGACTCCGCCGTGGCGCTGGAGAAGGCGTTGCGCGGCTGGACGGAAGCCGTCGCTCCTCAGGTCTGA
- a CDS encoding NAD-dependent epimerase/dehydratase family protein, with product MPGSWHGVRALVTGATGFIGAHLVRRLTGLGAVVHAVSRQVRDHVDGGETWHVADLCDADRVGAVLRAAEPDVVFHLASEVTGAREVRLVRPTLESNLDSAVNLLTAVADAAPAGRLVLAGSVEEPRPEDGAAAACSPYAVAKWAVSGYARMFHELWDVPVTTLRISMVYGPGQRDLRKLIPYATTTLLRGEVPELTSGTRLVDWIYVDDVVDAFLAAASSARAPGQVFDIGSGTQLSIRDTVELLAKIIGAHQQPRFGAIADRPLDRAQVADIGPAGDLLDWRPRVGLETGLRRTADWYSATL from the coding sequence ATGCCCGGGAGCTGGCACGGCGTTCGGGCACTCGTGACCGGCGCGACCGGCTTCATCGGCGCGCACCTGGTGCGGCGGCTGACCGGGCTCGGCGCCGTCGTGCACGCGGTGAGCCGGCAGGTGCGGGACCACGTCGACGGCGGGGAGACCTGGCACGTCGCCGATCTCTGCGATGCCGACCGGGTCGGCGCGGTGCTGCGCGCCGCGGAACCGGATGTGGTGTTCCACTTGGCCAGTGAGGTCACCGGCGCGCGGGAGGTCCGGCTGGTCCGGCCCACGCTGGAGAGCAATCTGGACAGCGCGGTCAACCTGCTGACCGCCGTCGCCGACGCGGCGCCGGCCGGCCGGCTGGTGCTGGCCGGCTCGGTGGAGGAGCCGCGTCCCGAGGACGGCGCGGCCGCGGCGTGTTCGCCGTACGCGGTGGCGAAGTGGGCGGTGTCGGGCTACGCGCGGATGTTCCACGAGCTGTGGGACGTGCCGGTGACGACGCTGCGCATCAGCATGGTGTACGGGCCGGGGCAGCGGGATCTGCGCAAGCTGATCCCGTACGCCACAACGACATTGCTGCGCGGGGAGGTGCCGGAGCTGACCAGCGGCACCCGGTTGGTGGATTGGATCTACGTCGACGACGTGGTCGACGCGTTCCTGGCGGCGGCGAGCTCGGCGCGGGCGCCGGGCCAGGTGTTCGACATCGGCTCGGGCACCCAGCTGTCGATCAGGGACACCGTCGAACTGCTCGCCAAGATCATCGGCGCGCACCAGCAGCCGCGCTTCGGCGCGATCGCCGACCGGCCGCTGGACCGCGCGCAGGTGGCCGACATCGGGCCGGCGGGCGACCTTCTCGACTGGCGCCCCCGGGTGGGGCTCGAGACCGGACTGCGCCGAACAGCCGACTGGTATTCCGCCACCCTGTAA